The following proteins are co-located in the Betta splendens chromosome 9, fBetSpl5.4, whole genome shotgun sequence genome:
- the nos1 gene encoding nitric oxide synthase, brain isoform X3 produces MLENMSPVLNNADIDKPGAESQTSPTRTQQNGSPTKCPRFMKVKNWENGAIYNDTLYHNASKTPLCSENVCTGSVMIPNVRKADEARTRKELLPLATDFLDQYYTSIRRFGSKAHLDRREEVTKEIEASGTYQLKDTELIYGAKHAWRNAARCVGRIQWSKLQVFDARDCTTAHGMYNYICNHIKYATNKGNLRSAITIFPQRTDGKHDFRVWNAQLIRYAGYKMPDGQILGDPANVEFTEICVQLGWKAPKGRFDVLPLLLQANGNDPELFEIPEDLILEVPITHPKFEWFKELDLKWYGLPAVANMLLEIGGLEFTGCPFSGWYMGTEIGVRDFCDSSRYNILEDVANKMALDTRKTSSLWKDQALVEINIAVLHSFQTCKVTIVDHHSATESFMKHMENEYRVRGGCPGDWVWIVPPMSGSITPVFHQEMLNYRLTPSFEYQPDPWNTHVWKGVNGTPTKKRAIGFKKLAKAVKFSAKLMGQAMAKRVKATILFATETGKSRDYAKTLCEIFKHAFDAKVMSMDEYDVVDLEHETLVLVVTSTFGNGDPPENGEKFGGALMEMRHPTSNNEDRKSYKVRFNSVSSYSDTRKSSSDEPETRINFESTGPLANVSEELKKRESSNMSAECQTAKRQEGPVVKKKPLRFSVFGLGSRAYPHFCAFAHAVDTLFEELGGERILRMGEGDELCGQEESFRTWAKKVFKAACDVFCVGDDVNIEKANDSLISNERSWKKSKFRLTYTAEAPALTEALHTIHKKKVFGAKMLESQNLQSPKSNRSTIFVRLHTNNHDSLSYRPGDHLGVFPGNHEDLVTALIDKLEDAPPVNQIVKVEFLEERNTALGVISNWTSASRIPPCTIYQAFQYFLDITTPPSPVLLQHFAALATSDKHKKKLELLSKGLQEYEEWKWYNNPTLVEVMEEFPSIQVPSTLLLTQLPLLQPRYYSISSSPDLHPGEIHLTVAVVSYRAKDGRGPTHHGVCSSWLNRIEKGEMVPCFVRGAPSFQLPKDDQAPCILVGPGTGIAPFRSFWQQRLYDLEHKDVQPCPMILVFGCRQSEMDHIYKEETIHAKNKHVFKELYGAYSREPGKPKKYVQDVLREQLSESVYQCLREEGGHIYVCGDVTMAGDVLKTVQQVIKQQGNMSLEDAGFFISKLRDENRYHEDIFGVTLRTYEVTNRLRSESIAYIEENKKDSDEVFCS; encoded by the exons ATGCTGGAAAACATGTCGCCGGTGCTCAACAACGCTGACATCGACAAG CCGGGGGCCGAGAGCCAGACGTCGCCGACCCGGACGCAGCAGAACGGCAGCCCCACCAAGTGCCCGCGCTTCATGAAGGTCAAGAACTGGGAGAACGGCGCCATCTACAACGACACGCTGTACCACAACGCCAGCAAG ACGCCACTGTGCTCTGAGAACGTGTGCACCGGCTCCGTGATGATCCCCAACGTTCGCAAGGCGGACGAGGCCAGGACGAGAAAGGAGCTCCTGCCGCTGGCGACGGACTTCTTGGACCAGTACTACACCTCCATCAGGAG GTTCGGCTCTAAGGCGCATCTGGACCGGCGGGAGGAGGTGACCAAGGAGATCGAGGCTTCGGGGACGTACCAGCTGAAGGACACTGAGCTGATTTATGGGGCCAAGCACGCCTGGAGGAACGCTGCCCGCTGCGTCGGCCGGATCCAGTGGTCCAAGCTGCAG GTGTTCGACGCTCGAGACTGCACCACCGCCCATGGAATGTACAACTACATCTGCAACCACATCAAGTACGCCACCAACAAAGGCAACCTCAG atcGGCCATCACCATATTCCCTCAGAGGACAGATGGCAAGCATGACTTTCGAGTGTGGAACGCTCAGCTGATTCGCTACGCAGGCTACAAAATGCCGGACGGACAGATTCTGGGAGACCCCGCCAATGTGGAATTTACCGAG ATCTGCGTGCAGCTGGGGTGGAAGGCACCGAAGGGCCGCTTCGACGTCCtgcccctgctgctgcaggccaaCGGCAACGACCCCGAGCTCTTCGAGATCCCAGAAGACCTCATCTTGGAGGTGCCCATCACACACCCCAA GTTCGAGTGGTTTAAAGAGCTGGACCTGAAGTGGTACGGCCTCCCCGCAGTCGCCAACATGCTGCTGGAGATCGGAGGCCTGGAGTTCACCGGCTGCCCCTTCAGCGGCTGGTACATGGGCACGGAGATCGGCGTGAGGGACTTCTGTGACAGCTCGCGCTACAACATCCTGGAG GACGTTGCAAACAAGATGGCCTTGGACACCAGGAAGACGTCCTCGCTGTGGAAAGACCAAGCCCTGGTGGAGATCAACATCGCTGTTCTGCACAGCTTCCAG ACATGCAAAGTGACCATCGTGGACCATCACTCGGCCACCGAGTCCTTCATGAAGCACATGGAGAACGAGTACCGGGTGCGGGGAGGCTGTCCTGGAGACTGGGTGTGGATCGTTCCTCCCATGTCCGGAAGCATCACACCCGTGTTCCACCAGGAGATGCTCAACTATCGCCTCACCCCCTCCTTTGAGTATCAG CCTGATCCTTGGAATACCCACGTGTGGAAAGGAGTCAATGGGACGCCCACCAAGAAAAGAGCCATCGGCTTCAAGAAGCTCGCCAA GGCTGTGAAGTTCTCGGCCAAGCTCATGGGCCAGGCCATGGCCAAGAGGGTGAAGGCCACCATCCTGTTCGCCACCGAGACGGGCAAATCACGTGACTACGCCAAAACGCTGTGTGAAATCTTCAAGCACGCGTTCGACGCCAAG GTCATGTCCATGGACGAATACGACGTGGTGGATCTGGAGCACGAGACACTGGTGTTAGTGGTGACCAGCACATTTGGCAACGGAGACCCCCCTGAAAATGGAGAG AAATTTGGAGGTGCCTTGATGGAAATGCGCCATCCAACATCCAACAACGAAGACAGGAA GAGCTACAAGGTCCGTTTCAACAGCGTGTCGTCCTACTCTGACACGCGCAAGTCGTCCAGCGACGAGCCAGAAACCAGGATCAACTTCGAAAGCACGGGGCCTCTGGCCAACGTCAG TGAAGAGTTAAAGAAGAGAGAATCCTCAAACATGAGCGCTGAATGCCAAACAGCAAAGCGGCAGGAGGGACctgttgtgaaaaaaaaacctctCAG GTTCTCAGTGTTTGGCCTTGGCTCCAGGGCCTACCCACACTTCTGCGCCTTTGCCCACGCTGTGGACACGCTGTTTGAAGAGCTGGGGGGGGAGCGCATCCTACGCATGGGCGAGGGAGATGAGCTGTGTGGCCAGGAGGAGTCCTTCAGAACCTGGGCCAAGAAGGTTTTTAAG GCCGCCTGCGACGTCTTCTGCGTCGGCGACGACGTGAACATCGAGAAGGCCAACGACTCGCTGATCAGCAACGAGCGCAGCTGGAAGAAGAGCAAGTTCCGCCTGACGTACACGGCCGAGGCCCCCGCCCTCACAGagg CGTTGCACACTATACACAAGAAGAAGGTCTTTGGAGCGAAGATGCTCGAATCTCAAAACCTGCAGAGTCCCAAATCCAA TCGCTCCACCATATTTGTGCGGCTCCACACAAACAACCACGACAGCCTGAGCTACAGGCCCGGCGACCATCTGGGCGTCTTCCCCGGCAACCACGAGGACCTGGTGACGGCGCTCATAGACAAACTGGAGGACGccccacctgtcaatcaaataGTCAAAGTGGAgttcctggaggagaggaacacTGCCCTAG GCGTGATCAGTAACTGGACCAGCGCCAGCCGCATCCCCCCGTGCACCATCTACCAGGCCTTCCAGTACTTCCTGGACATCACCACGCCTCCCAGCcccgtgctgctgcagcacttcGCCGCTCTGGCAACCAGcgacaaacacaaaaagaaactcGAGCTCTTGAGCAAG GGGCTGCAGGAGTACGAGGAGTGGAAGTGGTACAACAACCCCACgctggtggaggtgatggaggagttcCCCTCCATCCAGGTGCCCTCCACGCTGCTGCTCACCCAGCTGCCCCTGCTGCAGCCGCGCTACTACTCCATCAGCTCCTCGCCGGACCTGCACCCGGGGGAGATCCACCTGACCGTGGCCGTGGTGTCGTACCGCGCCAAAG ATGGAAGAGGACCCACACACCACGGCGTGTGCTCGTCGTGGCTCAACCGGATCGAGAAGGGGGAGATGGTGCCGTGCTTCGTCCGAGG CGCGCCTTCGTTCCAGCTTCCCAAAGACGACCAGGCTCCCTGCATCCTGGTGGGTCCCGGAACAGGCATCGCCCCCTTCAGAAGCTTCTGGCAGCAGAGACTGTACGACCTGGAGCACAAAG ACGTCCAGCCGTGCCCCATGATCCTGGTGTTCGGCTGCCGTCAGTCCGAGATGGACCACATCTACAAGGAGGAGACCATCCACGCCAAGAACAAGCATGTGTTCAAGGAGCTCTACGGGGCCTATTCCAGAGAGCCGGGCAAACCAAAG AAATACGTGCAGGACGTGCTGCGCGAGCAGCTGTCAGAGTCGGTGTATCAGTGCCTGAGGGAGGAGGGCGGACACATCTACGTGTGCGGAGACGTCACCATGGCCGGAGACGTCCTCAAGACCGTGCAGCAGGTCATCAAGCAGCAGGGCAACATGAGCCTGGAGGACGCCGGCTTCTTCATCAGCAAGCTCCGg GACGAGAACCGCTACCACGAGGACATCTTCGGCGTCACCCTGCGCACCTACGAGGTCACCAACCGGCTGCGCTCAGAGTCCATCGCCTACATCGAGGAGAACAAGAAGGACTCGGACGA GGTTTTCTGCTCGTAG